The following coding sequences are from one Diabrotica virgifera virgifera chromosome 2, PGI_DIABVI_V3a window:
- the LOC114327657 gene encoding homeotic protein ultrabithorax encodes MNSYFEQSGFYGGHHHQGSGSVTGAHHHDHQSAAAAAAYRSFPLSLGMSPYASSQHHHAHSLHQARPPQDSPYDASVAAACKLYSSSSDGQQNSVNYSSSTTKSDCSKGNADQNGYASVVAAAAVKDVWQSATSGAGANLSNSLTGPVRPAACTPDSRVGYGSSVGLVGGDPSSSPGAATGGRTSNSLSSWNNPCSLNSSSSQPVGTQIHQQTNHTFYPWMAIADEFSNKF; translated from the exons ATGAACTCCTACTTCGAACAAAGTGGTTTCTACGGAGGCCACCACCACCAGGGTTCCGGTTCCGTGACGGGAGCCCATCACCATGACCATCAAAGTGCAGCTGCTGCAGCTGCCTACAGATCCTTTCCTCTTAGTCTAGGTATGTCTCCATACGCCTCCAGTCAACACCATCACGCACATTCTCTTCACCAAGCTCGACCTCCACAAGACTCTCCATACGACGCCTCGGTCGCAGCAGCTTGCAAATTATACTCATCTTCTTCAGACGGCCAACAGAATTCAGTAAACTACAGTTCATCCACAACAAAATCAGACTGTTCAAAAGGCAATGCGGATCAAAATGGTTACGCTTCAGTGGTGGCAGCAGCCGCTGTAAAAGACGTTTGGCAAAGTGCTACATCCGGTGCTGGTGCAAATCTTTCAAATAGTCTCACAGGCCCAGTTCGCCCGGCGGCTTGTACTCCAGACTCTAGAGTCGGTTACGGTTCTTCAGTTGGACTCGTTGGAGGAGATCCGTCTTCTAGTCCCGGAGCAGCGACAGGAGGAAGGACGTCGAACTCCTTATCCTCATGGAACAACCCTTGTTCTTTAAACTCATCATCATCTCAGCCCGTTGGTACGCAGATCCATCAACAGACGAATCACACATTCTACCCTTGGATGGCAATAGCAG atgaattttcaaataaattctag